One genomic window of Mogibacterium diversum includes the following:
- a CDS encoding nitroreductase family protein, which translates to MNIYKGLKQRRSYYQLNKELPVSTDEIHALIDEVTELVPDAFNMKSARVVVALGEKQDELWDGIYDVFGGKVAREKIDGFKAAAGTILYFYDEEVVRGLQEKFAAYAENFPVWANQANGMLQINIWSALRELGVGANIQHYNPVIDDFVREKFGLPESWKLVAQMPFGGIVMEPAPKDKEDISERVKFYE; encoded by the coding sequence ATGAACATTTACAAAGGACTAAAGCAGAGAAGAAGCTACTACCAGCTTAACAAAGAGCTACCGGTGAGCACGGATGAGATTCATGCGCTCATAGATGAAGTGACGGAGCTAGTCCCTGATGCGTTCAACATGAAGAGTGCGCGCGTGGTCGTTGCGCTCGGTGAGAAGCAGGATGAGCTGTGGGACGGCATCTATGATGTGTTTGGCGGCAAAGTTGCGAGAGAGAAGATCGATGGGTTCAAGGCTGCGGCAGGGACGATTCTGTATTTCTACGATGAAGAGGTAGTGCGTGGATTACAGGAGAAGTTTGCTGCATATGCTGAGAACTTTCCAGTATGGGCGAATCAGGCTAACGGTATGCTTCAGATAAATATCTGGAGTGCGCTGCGTGAGCTAGGTGTTGGTGCGAATATTCAGCACTACAATCCTGTTATCGATGATTTCGTGCGTGAGAAGTTTGGACTGCCAGAGAGCTGGAAGCTCGTTGCTCAGATGCCATTTGGTGGAATCGTTATGGAGCCAGCGCCGAAAGATAAAGAGGATATATCGGAAAGAGTTAAGTTCTACGAATAG
- a CDS encoding type II toxin-antitoxin system RelB/DinJ family antitoxin: protein MSATKNASVNVRIQKDIKKQAEQILETIGVPTATAIDMFYRQIILNNGIPFSLTIPNNVPVRENMNDNDFNLIMRTGYMQAAEGKSKDVDEVFDILEKGI, encoded by the coding sequence ATGTCAGCAACAAAGAATGCAAGTGTTAATGTGAGAATACAGAAAGATATCAAGAAGCAAGCGGAACAAATACTGGAAACTATTGGAGTTCCAACAGCAACTGCGATAGATATGTTTTATAGACAAATAATATTAAATAATGGCATTCCGTTCTCTCTAACCATTCCGAATAATGTTCCAGTCAGAGAAAATATGAATGATAATGATTTTAATTTAATTATGAGAACTGGATATATGCAGGCTGCGGAAGGCAAATCAAAGGATGTAGATGAGGTGTTTGATATTCTTGAGAAAGGAATATGA
- a CDS encoding PadR family transcriptional regulator — translation MDSKLKRVYVPMSETAFYILFCLQEPQHGYGIGQEVKAMTKGEVSISPGTMYGTLSKMEKDGLIRFVSEAEKRKIYEITELGREILTTEMNRIKRIYINSIGDEYNG, via the coding sequence ATGGATTCAAAGCTAAAGAGGGTTTACGTTCCAATGTCGGAGACAGCCTTTTATATACTGTTCTGCCTGCAAGAGCCTCAGCACGGATATGGCATAGGGCAGGAGGTAAAGGCGATGACGAAAGGCGAAGTCAGCATAAGCCCTGGGACGATGTACGGAACACTTTCTAAGATGGAGAAAGATGGATTAATTAGGTTCGTTAGTGAGGCGGAGAAGCGCAAAATTTACGAGATTACAGAACTTGGACGTGAGATTCTCACCACCGAGATGAATCGCATTAAGCGAATATATATCAACAGTATTGGAGATGAATACAATGGGTAA
- a CDS encoding DUF2812 domain-containing protein: MGKRQTKIRFFTIADYNEEQAWLEEQHENGWKLVKVTAPCFFTFEECVPEEVSYRLEFNQTKATDDYLQMYEDYGWEYIGGCMNWSYFRKPVVESTAEGENEIFSDDESRLNMIDRIVHTRLIPVIAALIPVISINMRSMLEESGVWYGSARGVVNIVLIAILAADICLVSHCLRKFRKLKKNL, translated from the coding sequence ATGGGTAAGAGACAGACAAAGATTAGATTTTTTACAATAGCAGATTACAACGAAGAGCAGGCATGGCTTGAGGAACAGCACGAGAATGGATGGAAACTAGTAAAGGTTACGGCACCATGCTTTTTTACATTCGAAGAGTGCGTGCCCGAAGAGGTTTCGTACAGGCTAGAATTTAACCAGACTAAGGCAACCGACGATTACCTCCAGATGTATGAGGATTACGGCTGGGAATATATAGGTGGATGCATGAACTGGAGCTATTTCAGAAAGCCTGTAGTTGAAAGCACTGCAGAAGGAGAAAATGAGATATTCTCCGACGATGAGTCGAGGCTGAATATGATAGACAGAATCGTACATACCAGACTTATACCTGTAATTGCAGCACTGATTCCGGTAATTTCAATCAATATGAGGAGTATGCTGGAAGAGTCTGGTGTGTGGTATGGCTCCGCGAGAGGAGTGGTGAACATCGTACTCATAGCGATTCTTGCTGCCGATATCTGCCTAGTTTCACACTGCTTGAGGAAGTTCAGAAAGCTTAAGAAGAACCTGTAG